A single window of Sparus aurata chromosome 22, fSpaAur1.1, whole genome shotgun sequence DNA harbors:
- the LOC115573689 gene encoding piggyBac transposable element-derived protein 3-like isoform X1 translates to MHLFDLCTCLIGCLLEVFYDKMETVVPADPAISDDEGSDEEDDDVAGWDFVPPTHNQDTPDLSDMGPSTKRRKCVWLAVEVLKEEEEDEGYEQPAPQARKTTLKKVELDDRALPEYQRSHPDFMESPFQYFSRYFSPELIELITCQTNLYASQKDIDTTFTTSLDEMMNFVAILVYMGIAKLPSVYDYWAMETRVPQVANLMSSKRFSLMKRLVHFNDNTQIPGTVDRFFKIRPLFSLLNTAFRRELQTPKQSVDSVMVAYKGKTAGNLRQYIKNKPHKWGFKLFARASDDGFIHDMVLYQGKTTLEAHGVPLTPEQQAMGATSQIVSVLLSTISSSSMWEEPMSSVHQYCSDAKRKVQVSCPAITKSSSANMVGTDKSNMLVHLYRTPWNSKRWYMQLFAYAIDVSLTNAWVIYRRDCKALGVAGLSLKNFRLQVFKDASSQKPIMFCPRRSSTDLSTSVDVPRPVRGHRRHTPADSVRFGFDPSNFHAPVYTNRQTCKHCSRKGNIRRSNVTCRVCKVHLCLNAERNCFIDFHESAA, encoded by the exons ATGCACCTGTTTGATTTATGCACCTGCCTAAT CGGCTGTCTGCTCGAGGTCTTTTATGACAAGATGGAGACTGTTGTGCCAGCTGACCCCGCCATCAGTGATGATGAGGGCTCcgatgaggaagatgatgatgtgGCAGGCTGGGACTTTGTCCCACCCACCCACAACCAGGACACTCCAGACCTGAGTGACATGGGCCCCTCTACCaagaggaggaagtgtgtgtggcTTGCAGTGGAGGTGctcaaggaggaggaggaggacgagggctACGAACAGCCAGCACCACAAGCCAGGAAAACCACCTTGAAGAAGGTTGAGCTGGACGACCGAGCCCTGCCTGAGTACCAGCGCTCTCACCCTGACTTCATGGAGAGTCCATTCCAGTACTTCAGCAGGTACTTCAGCCCCGAATTGATAGAGCTCATAACATGCCAGACCAATCTGTATGCATCTCAGAAGGACATTGACACCACCTTCACCACCAGTCTAGATGAGATGATGAACTTTGTGGCAATCTTGGTATACATGGGGATTGCTAAGCTGCCTTCCGTTTATGACTACTGGGCAATGGAGACCAGGGTCCCACAAGTTGCAAACCTCATGTCATCGAAGAGGTTCAGTCTAATGAAGAGGCTTGTCCACTTCAATGACAACACACAGATCCCTGGCACCGTCGACCGATTCTTCAAGATCCGGCCACTGTTCAGCCTCCTGAATACTGCCTTCAGGAGGGAGCTACAGACTCCCAAGCAGTCTGTGGATTCAGTCATGGTTGCCTACAAAGGCAAGACAGCTGGTAACCTGAGGCAGTACATCAAGAACAAGCCGCACAAATGGGGATTCAAGTTGTTTGCCAGGGCTTCTGACGATGGCTTCATTCATGATATGGTGTTATATCAGGGGAAGACTACGCTGGAGGCCCACGGTGTCCCCCTCACGCCTGAACAACAAGCCATGGGTGCCACCAGCCAGATAGTCTCCGTCCTGTTGAGcaccatttcctcctcctccatgtggGAGGAGCCCATGTCCTCAGTCCACCAGTACTGCAGTGACGCCAAGAGGAAGGTGCAAGTGAGCTGCCCTGCTATCACCAAGAGCTCCAGTGCAAACATGGTGGGCACTGACAAGAGCAACATGCTGGTCCACCTCTACCGTACCCCCTGGAACTCCAAGAGGTGGTACATGCAGTTGTTTGCATATGCAATTGATGTCAGCCTCACTAATGCCTGGGTCATCTACAGGCGGGACTGCAAGGCTCTTGGTGTGGCTGGCCTGTCACTGAAGAACTTTAGGCTCCAGGTGTTCAAGGATGCCAGCAGCCAGAAGCCAATCATGTTTTGCCCCAGAAGGAGCTCAACAGACCTCAGCACCTCTGTTGATGTCCCGAGGCCTGTCCGGGGACACCGCAGACACACCCCAGCTGATTCTGTGCGGTTCGGGTTTGACCCGTCCAATTTCCATGCCCCTGTCTACACCAATCGCCAGACCTGCAAGCACTGCAGCAGGAAGGGAAACATCAGGCGGTCAAATGTGACCTGCAGGGTATGCAAGGTCCACCTGTGCCTCAATGCTGAGCGCAACTGCTTTATTGACTTCCATGAGTCCGCTGCATAA
- the LOC115573689 gene encoding piggyBac transposable element-derived protein 3-like isoform X2, producing the protein METVVPADPAISDDEGSDEEDDDVAGWDFVPPTHNQDTPDLSDMGPSTKRRKCVWLAVEVLKEEEEDEGYEQPAPQARKTTLKKVELDDRALPEYQRSHPDFMESPFQYFSRYFSPELIELITCQTNLYASQKDIDTTFTTSLDEMMNFVAILVYMGIAKLPSVYDYWAMETRVPQVANLMSSKRFSLMKRLVHFNDNTQIPGTVDRFFKIRPLFSLLNTAFRRELQTPKQSVDSVMVAYKGKTAGNLRQYIKNKPHKWGFKLFARASDDGFIHDMVLYQGKTTLEAHGVPLTPEQQAMGATSQIVSVLLSTISSSSMWEEPMSSVHQYCSDAKRKVQVSCPAITKSSSANMVGTDKSNMLVHLYRTPWNSKRWYMQLFAYAIDVSLTNAWVIYRRDCKALGVAGLSLKNFRLQVFKDASSQKPIMFCPRRSSTDLSTSVDVPRPVRGHRRHTPADSVRFGFDPSNFHAPVYTNRQTCKHCSRKGNIRRSNVTCRVCKVHLCLNAERNCFIDFHESAA; encoded by the coding sequence ATGGAGACTGTTGTGCCAGCTGACCCCGCCATCAGTGATGATGAGGGCTCcgatgaggaagatgatgatgtgGCAGGCTGGGACTTTGTCCCACCCACCCACAACCAGGACACTCCAGACCTGAGTGACATGGGCCCCTCTACCaagaggaggaagtgtgtgtggcTTGCAGTGGAGGTGctcaaggaggaggaggaggacgagggctACGAACAGCCAGCACCACAAGCCAGGAAAACCACCTTGAAGAAGGTTGAGCTGGACGACCGAGCCCTGCCTGAGTACCAGCGCTCTCACCCTGACTTCATGGAGAGTCCATTCCAGTACTTCAGCAGGTACTTCAGCCCCGAATTGATAGAGCTCATAACATGCCAGACCAATCTGTATGCATCTCAGAAGGACATTGACACCACCTTCACCACCAGTCTAGATGAGATGATGAACTTTGTGGCAATCTTGGTATACATGGGGATTGCTAAGCTGCCTTCCGTTTATGACTACTGGGCAATGGAGACCAGGGTCCCACAAGTTGCAAACCTCATGTCATCGAAGAGGTTCAGTCTAATGAAGAGGCTTGTCCACTTCAATGACAACACACAGATCCCTGGCACCGTCGACCGATTCTTCAAGATCCGGCCACTGTTCAGCCTCCTGAATACTGCCTTCAGGAGGGAGCTACAGACTCCCAAGCAGTCTGTGGATTCAGTCATGGTTGCCTACAAAGGCAAGACAGCTGGTAACCTGAGGCAGTACATCAAGAACAAGCCGCACAAATGGGGATTCAAGTTGTTTGCCAGGGCTTCTGACGATGGCTTCATTCATGATATGGTGTTATATCAGGGGAAGACTACGCTGGAGGCCCACGGTGTCCCCCTCACGCCTGAACAACAAGCCATGGGTGCCACCAGCCAGATAGTCTCCGTCCTGTTGAGcaccatttcctcctcctccatgtggGAGGAGCCCATGTCCTCAGTCCACCAGTACTGCAGTGACGCCAAGAGGAAGGTGCAAGTGAGCTGCCCTGCTATCACCAAGAGCTCCAGTGCAAACATGGTGGGCACTGACAAGAGCAACATGCTGGTCCACCTCTACCGTACCCCCTGGAACTCCAAGAGGTGGTACATGCAGTTGTTTGCATATGCAATTGATGTCAGCCTCACTAATGCCTGGGTCATCTACAGGCGGGACTGCAAGGCTCTTGGTGTGGCTGGCCTGTCACTGAAGAACTTTAGGCTCCAGGTGTTCAAGGATGCCAGCAGCCAGAAGCCAATCATGTTTTGCCCCAGAAGGAGCTCAACAGACCTCAGCACCTCTGTTGATGTCCCGAGGCCTGTCCGGGGACACCGCAGACACACCCCAGCTGATTCTGTGCGGTTCGGGTTTGACCCGTCCAATTTCCATGCCCCTGTCTACACCAATCGCCAGACCTGCAAGCACTGCAGCAGGAAGGGAAACATCAGGCGGTCAAATGTGACCTGCAGGGTATGCAAGGTCCACCTGTGCCTCAATGCTGAGCGCAACTGCTTTATTGACTTCCATGAGTCCGCTGCATAA